A section of the Delphinus delphis chromosome 1, mDelDel1.2, whole genome shotgun sequence genome encodes:
- the MARCKSL1 gene encoding MARCKS-related protein, protein MGSQSSKAPRGDVTAEEAAGASPAKVNGQENGHVKSNGDLSPKGEGESTPVNGTEEAAGATGDAIEPAPPSQGAEAKGEVPPKETPKKKKKFSFKKPFKLSGLSFKRNRKEGGGDSSASSPTEEEQEQGEIGACSEEGTALEGKDAATPESQEPQAKGAEASAASKGGDTEEAGPQAAEPSTPSGPESGPTPASEQNE, encoded by the exons ATGGGCAGCCAGAGCTCCAAGGCTCCCCGGGGCGACGTGACCGCCGAGGAGGCAGCAGGCGCTTCCCCCGCTAAGGTCAACGGACAG GAGAACGGCCACGTGAAAAGCAATGGAGACTTATCCCCCAAAGGTGAAGGGGAGTCGACCCCCGTGAACGGAACAGAGGAGGCAGCCGGGGCCACTGGTGATGCCATCGAGCCGGCACCCCCTAGCCAGGGCGCTGAGGCCAAGGGGGAGGTCCCCCCCAAGGAGAcccccaagaagaagaagaaattctcttTCAAGAAGCCTTTCAAATTGAGTGGCCTGTCCTTCAAGAGAAAtcggaaggagggagggggtgatTCGTCTGCCTCCTCACCCACAGAGGAAGAGCAGGAGCAGGGGGAGATCGGTGCCTGCAGCGAGGAAGGCACTGCCCTGGAAGGGAAGGATGCTGCCACCCCTGAGAGCCAGGAGCCCCAGGCCAAAGGGGCAGAGGCTAGCGCTGCCTCCAAGGGAGGAGACACAGAAGAGGCAGGGCCCCAGGCCGCAGAGCCATCCACTCCCTCGGGGCCGGAGAGTGGCCCTACACCAGCGAGTGAGCAGAATGAGTAg